The following are from one region of the Streptomyces rubrogriseus genome:
- a CDS encoding cytochrome c biogenesis CcdA family protein: MSEAGLAMAFLGGLLALLSPCSALLLPAFFAYSFTSRTRLMARTGLFYVGLCTTLVPLGVAGSFASRLFYGHRDALVTAGGWTVIALGVAQIAGLGFGSRRMARAAGGRRSGSALSVFALGAVYGLAGFCAGPILGSVLTVAAVDGEPLHGGVLLAVYALGMAVPMFVLALLWDRFDLGRRRWLRGRTFRAGPLTLHSTTLIGGLFFIALGAAFLVFDGTSALPSVLDTDTEFALEERLSDIGAAVSDRVVLLLLAGVAALTALLVLLRPGGRREAQEPPDSGPGAADSAARSRMRT; encoded by the coding sequence ATGAGCGAGGCCGGCCTGGCGATGGCCTTCCTCGGCGGCCTGCTGGCCCTGCTCAGCCCGTGCAGCGCACTGCTGCTGCCCGCCTTCTTCGCCTACTCCTTCACCAGCCGCACCCGGCTGATGGCACGCACCGGCCTGTTCTACGTCGGACTGTGCACGACGCTGGTACCGCTCGGCGTGGCCGGTTCCTTCGCCAGCCGCCTCTTCTACGGGCACCGGGACGCCCTGGTGACGGCGGGCGGATGGACGGTCATCGCCCTGGGCGTGGCCCAGATCGCCGGGCTGGGCTTCGGCTCCCGCCGGATGGCGCGGGCCGCGGGCGGACGCCGTTCGGGCTCGGCCCTGTCGGTGTTCGCCCTGGGCGCGGTGTACGGACTGGCGGGATTCTGCGCGGGGCCGATCCTCGGCTCCGTCCTCACCGTGGCGGCCGTGGACGGCGAGCCGCTGCACGGCGGGGTGCTGCTGGCCGTCTACGCACTGGGAATGGCGGTCCCGATGTTCGTACTGGCGCTGCTCTGGGACCGGTTCGACCTGGGCCGCAGGCGCTGGCTGCGCGGCCGGACCTTCCGGGCGGGCCCGCTGACCCTGCACAGCACCACCCTCATCGGCGGCCTGTTCTTCATCGCGCTCGGCGCGGCGTTCCTGGTCTTCGACGGCACCTCCGCGCTGCCCTCGGTGCTGGACACCGACACCGAGTTCGCCCTGGAGGAACGACTGTCCGACATCGGCGCGGCGGTGTCCGACCGGGTCGTCCTCCTGCTCCTGGCCGGGGTGGCGGCGCTGACCGCCCTGCTCGTGCTGCTCCGGCCGGGCGGGAGGCGGGAAGCGCAGGAACCGCCGGATTCCGGGCCGGGGGCGGCTGATTCAGCCGCACGCTCACGCATGAGGACGTAG
- a CDS encoding DsbA family protein, translating to MTGSTPSPSPSPSSSPSSSPSSSPSRRSRRRTVAAVAVLAAAAVTAAFALTLDDADNREEKAGEPAAVTGSAAPAPADEALLALARRDASDPLAIGRADAPVVLIEYSDFQCPFCGRFARETKPELLRSYLDKGTLRIEWRNFPIFGEESEQAALAGWAAGRQQKFWEFHDVAYGKPRERNTGAFDAENLVAMAREAGIADIERFQADMASDEARGAVREDQEEGYTLGVTSTPAFLVNGRPILGAQPTDTFEEAVETAAKTAETPKTPKGDGR from the coding sequence ATGACTGGATCCACCCCGTCCCCGTCCCCGTCCCCGTCCTCGTCCCCGTCCTCGTCCCCGTCCTCGTCCCCGTCCCGCCGCAGCCGCAGGCGGACCGTCGCTGCCGTGGCGGTGCTCGCCGCCGCCGCGGTGACCGCTGCCTTCGCCCTCACGCTCGACGACGCGGACAACCGCGAGGAGAAGGCCGGCGAACCCGCGGCCGTCACCGGCTCCGCCGCCCCCGCGCCCGCCGACGAGGCCCTGCTCGCCCTCGCCCGCCGCGACGCGTCCGATCCGCTGGCGATCGGGCGCGCGGACGCTCCGGTGGTGCTGATCGAGTACTCCGACTTCCAGTGCCCGTTCTGCGGCCGGTTCGCCCGCGAGACCAAGCCCGAACTGCTGCGCTCGTACCTGGACAAGGGCACCCTGCGCATCGAGTGGCGCAACTTCCCGATCTTCGGCGAGGAGTCCGAACAGGCGGCGCTGGCCGGCTGGGCGGCCGGGCGGCAGCAGAAGTTCTGGGAGTTCCACGACGTCGCCTACGGCAAGCCGCGCGAACGCAACACCGGCGCCTTCGACGCCGAGAACCTCGTCGCCATGGCCCGCGAGGCGGGAATCGCCGACATCGAGCGCTTCCAGGCCGACATGGCCTCCGACGAGGCCCGCGGCGCCGTCCGCGAGGACCAGGAGGAGGGCTACACCCTCGGCGTGACCAGCACCCCGGCGTTCCTGGTCAACGGCAGGCCGATCCTGGGCGCCCAGCCCACGGACACCTTCGAGGAAGCCGTCGAGACCGCGGCGAAGACGGCGGAGACGCCGAAGACGCCGAAGGGGGACGGACGATGA
- a CDS encoding DUF2637 domain-containing protein has protein sequence MPYGEGPFRTTGTGRHRAPEAASQETLVPPEPGWDPAEELAFLLQDALEQQTGAPSATDTSALAPAPGTPLSNLQEITAELPPLRESPTSHRRVRRGRKVSRLRAASLFVAALAAVIAASVSLFGGMVAYEPLRLAAVTRTRGSVVSWWPLLVYGPWLVASLAVLRAALHQRRAVHSWAVVLLFSAIAMLLCIAEAPRTISDGAAAALPGLASLVCFQQVIRQITLTRPPRRAVPRHRQRAAVTPGDDPSGRAAADPVSLPQQRQNAVRPPRPGAGPGTGPGKRG, from the coding sequence ATGCCGTACGGCGAAGGGCCGTTCCGTACCACCGGCACCGGCCGGCACCGGGCTCCCGAGGCGGCCTCCCAGGAGACTCTGGTCCCGCCCGAACCCGGTTGGGACCCGGCCGAGGAACTCGCGTTCCTGCTCCAGGACGCGTTGGAGCAGCAGACCGGAGCACCCTCCGCGACGGACACCTCGGCGCTCGCACCCGCCCCGGGCACACCGCTGAGCAATCTGCAGGAGATCACGGCGGAGCTGCCCCCGTTGAGGGAGTCCCCGACGAGTCACCGCAGGGTCCGCAGAGGGAGAAAGGTGAGCCGGCTGCGCGCCGCGAGCCTGTTCGTCGCCGCGCTCGCCGCGGTCATCGCCGCCTCCGTGAGCCTGTTCGGCGGCATGGTGGCCTACGAACCGTTGCGGCTGGCCGCCGTGACCCGCACCCGCGGCAGCGTCGTGTCCTGGTGGCCGCTGCTGGTCTACGGGCCCTGGCTGGTGGCCTCGCTGGCGGTGCTGCGGGCCGCGCTGCACCAGCGCCGCGCGGTGCACTCCTGGGCCGTCGTCCTGCTGTTCTCGGCCATCGCGATGCTGCTCTGCATCGCGGAGGCGCCCAGGACGATCAGCGACGGGGCGGCGGCCGCTCTGCCCGGACTGGCCTCGCTGGTCTGCTTCCAGCAGGTCATCCGCCAGATCACGCTCACCCGTCCGCCCCGGCGGGCGGTGCCGCGCCACCGGCAACGCGCCGCGGTCACTCCGGGTGACGACCCGTCGGGCAGGGCGGCCGCCGATCCGGTGTCCCTTCCGCAGCAGCGGCAGAATGCCGTACGTCCGCCGCGGCCCGGAGCGGGCCCCGGAACAGGGCCCGGAAAACGTGGCTGA
- a CDS encoding DUF6299 family protein: protein MPVRSAALATAAGAALLLLAAPAATAAPHDARLVAESVTVDPTGRIAADGSVTLSGTYRCTGGSGPVFVSSTVSQSDPSARFGVGGTRAVCDGLEHRWVNTGTPDTVVLEPGAAHVEATLMELRPMGIVPLPSFHARQGQDVILTAG, encoded by the coding sequence ATGCCCGTACGCTCCGCCGCCCTCGCCACGGCCGCCGGCGCCGCCCTGCTGCTGCTCGCCGCCCCCGCCGCCACGGCCGCACCCCACGACGCCCGCCTCGTCGCGGAGTCGGTGACCGTCGACCCGACCGGCCGCATCGCCGCCGACGGCAGCGTCACCCTCTCCGGCACCTACCGCTGCACCGGCGGCAGCGGCCCGGTCTTCGTCAGCTCCACCGTGAGCCAGAGCGACCCGTCCGCCCGCTTCGGCGTCGGCGGCACCCGCGCGGTCTGCGACGGCCTGGAGCACCGCTGGGTCAACACCGGCACGCCCGACACGGTCGTCCTCGAGCCCGGCGCGGCCCACGTCGAGGCCACCCTGATGGAGCTGCGCCCCATGGGCATCGTGCCGCTCCCGAGCTTCCACGCCCGGCAGGGACAGGACGTGATCCTGACGGCGGGCTGA
- a CDS encoding DUF5999 family protein yields the protein MCVHRPSCPASDSPAARVVTAHVVAAHPEQGWNLLCDGTVVFDDTGELLPDGRVVAPCRVPAGRLAMAA from the coding sequence ATGTGTGTCCACCGGCCTTCCTGCCCCGCTTCCGACTCCCCCGCGGCGCGTGTCGTCACCGCGCACGTCGTCGCCGCCCACCCGGAGCAGGGGTGGAACCTGCTGTGCGACGGCACGGTCGTCTTCGACGACACCGGCGAGCTGCTCCCCGACGGCCGTGTGGTCGCCCCGTGCCGGGTGCCCGCCGGGCGCCTGGCGATGGCCGCCTGA
- a CDS encoding alpha/beta fold hydrolase encodes MPDIELSAGTIEYEDTGGDGPVVVLLHGLVHDRTVWRKVIANLRTDHRVIAPTLPYGAHRRPMRRPPTPDLVNELIAEFLDRLDLTDVTLVENDCGRAQTVAARHPERLARLALVACEAFDNYPPGLPGKLIGLACRAPGGVSLLVRTLGLKPLRRLPVGIGALTKRPVPDAVVDGWLRPLRTDPAIRRDFRHYGTHVRRDELLEAAQGLRRFDRPALVVWATEDLMMPRAHGRRLAELLPQGRLVEVEDTRTLIPEDQPELLASLLREFVAEKD; translated from the coding sequence ATGCCGGACATCGAACTGAGCGCGGGAACCATCGAGTACGAGGACACCGGCGGCGACGGCCCCGTCGTCGTCCTCCTCCACGGCCTCGTCCACGACCGGACCGTCTGGCGCAAGGTCATCGCCAACCTGCGCACCGACCACCGGGTGATCGCGCCGACCCTGCCCTACGGCGCCCACCGCCGCCCGATGCGCCGACCACCCACACCCGACCTGGTCAACGAGCTGATCGCCGAGTTCCTCGACCGCCTCGACCTCACCGACGTCACCCTCGTCGAGAACGACTGCGGGCGCGCCCAGACGGTGGCCGCCCGGCACCCGGAGCGGCTCGCGCGGCTGGCGCTCGTCGCCTGCGAGGCGTTCGACAACTACCCGCCGGGCCTGCCCGGGAAGCTGATCGGCCTCGCCTGCCGGGCCCCCGGCGGCGTGTCCCTGCTGGTGCGCACCCTGGGCCTCAAACCGCTGCGCCGCCTGCCCGTCGGCATCGGCGCGCTCACCAAACGCCCCGTGCCGGACGCGGTCGTCGACGGCTGGCTGCGCCCGCTGCGCACCGACCCGGCGATCCGGCGCGACTTCCGGCACTACGGCACGCACGTGCGCCGCGACGAACTGCTCGAAGCCGCCCAGGGACTGCGGAGGTTCGACCGGCCCGCACTCGTCGTCTGGGCGACCGAGGACCTGATGATGCCCCGCGCCCACGGCCGGCGCCTGGCCGAACTCCTCCCGCAGGGACGGCTCGTGGAGGTCGAGGACACCCGGACGCTGATCCCCGAGGACCAGCCGGAGCTGCTCGCCTCCCTGCTGCGGGAGTTCGTCGCCGAGAAGGACTGA
- a CDS encoding RidA family protein, producing MTAERVNPPQLSPPTGFSHAVVATGGRLVFLAGQTALDTDGKVTGDTLPAQFEQALTNLLTALRAAGGAPADLARVTVYATDVAAYRAHAAELGRTWRELAGRDYPAMAVVEVVRLWDERALVELDGFAVLP from the coding sequence ATGACCGCCGAACGGGTGAACCCACCCCAACTGTCCCCGCCCACCGGCTTCTCCCACGCCGTCGTCGCCACCGGCGGCCGCCTCGTGTTCCTGGCCGGCCAGACCGCCCTCGACACCGACGGCAAGGTCACCGGCGACACCCTCCCCGCCCAGTTCGAGCAGGCCCTCACCAACCTGCTCACCGCCCTGCGCGCCGCCGGGGGCGCCCCCGCCGACCTCGCCCGGGTCACCGTCTACGCCACCGACGTCGCCGCCTACCGCGCCCACGCCGCCGAACTCGGCCGCACCTGGCGCGAGCTGGCCGGCCGCGACTACCCGGCCATGGCGGTCGTGGAGGTCGTACGGCTCTGGGACGAACGGGCGTTGGTGGAACTGGACGGCTTCGCCGTACTGCCGTAG
- a CDS encoding acyl-CoA dehydrogenase family protein, whose amino-acid sequence MTAFSLEPAQLTWCDELRALAAERLRPLAEKGEPGRVNRPLVAELGSLGLLPRLFTSGALDLCLMRESLAHACTEAETALALQGLGAHPVHAHGTESQRARWLPRVSDGTAVAAFALSEPDAGSDAAALSLRAEPETGPGAGASAWRLTGEKCWISNAPEADFYTVFARTTPGAGARGVTAFLVPADRPGLTGTPVDMLSPHPLGALSFDGVPVDADDVLGEPDRGFRVAMDTLNLFRPSVGAFAVGMAQAALDATLDHTTAREAFGGRLRDLQTVAHQVAEMALRTEAARLMVYAAATAYDAGDPEVPRRAAMAKLLATETAQYVVDHAVQLHGARALRRGHLLEHLYREVRAPRVYEGASEVQRGIVAKELYRTYQPSRTDATSKEAGA is encoded by the coding sequence ATGACCGCATTCTCGCTCGAACCGGCACAACTCACCTGGTGCGACGAGCTGCGCGCCCTCGCCGCCGAACGGCTGCGCCCGCTCGCGGAGAAGGGCGAGCCGGGCCGCGTCAACCGCCCCCTGGTCGCCGAGCTGGGCTCCCTCGGCCTGCTGCCCCGCCTGTTCACCTCGGGCGCGCTCGACCTGTGCCTGATGCGCGAGTCCCTCGCCCACGCCTGCACGGAGGCCGAGACCGCCCTCGCCCTCCAAGGCCTCGGCGCCCACCCCGTGCACGCGCACGGCACCGAGTCCCAGCGCGCCCGCTGGCTCCCCCGCGTGAGCGACGGCACCGCGGTCGCCGCCTTCGCCCTCAGCGAGCCCGACGCGGGCTCCGACGCGGCGGCACTCTCGCTGCGGGCGGAACCGGAGACCGGGCCCGGCGCGGGAGCCTCCGCCTGGCGGCTCACCGGGGAGAAGTGCTGGATCTCCAACGCCCCCGAGGCCGACTTCTACACGGTGTTCGCCCGCACCACCCCCGGCGCCGGCGCCCGCGGCGTCACCGCCTTCCTCGTGCCCGCCGACCGCCCCGGCCTCACCGGCACCCCGGTCGACATGCTCTCGCCGCACCCCCTCGGCGCCCTCTCCTTCGACGGCGTGCCCGTCGACGCGGACGACGTCCTCGGCGAACCCGACCGCGGCTTCCGGGTGGCCATGGACACCCTCAACCTGTTCCGCCCCAGCGTCGGCGCCTTCGCCGTCGGGATGGCGCAGGCCGCCCTGGACGCGACCCTCGACCACACCACCGCCCGCGAGGCCTTCGGCGGCAGGCTGCGCGACCTCCAGACCGTCGCCCACCAGGTCGCCGAGATGGCGCTGCGCACCGAGGCGGCCCGCCTGATGGTGTACGCGGCGGCCACGGCGTACGACGCGGGAGACCCGGAGGTCCCGAGGCGCGCCGCGATGGCGAAACTCCTCGCCACCGAGACCGCCCAGTACGTCGTCGACCACGCCGTCCAGCTGCACGGCGCCCGCGCCCTGCGCCGCGGCCACCTCCTCGAACACCTCTACCGCGAGGTGCGCGCCCCGCGCGTCTACGAGGGCGCCAGCGAGGTCCAGCGCGGCATCGTCGCCAAGGAGCTGTACCGGACGTACCAGCCGTCCCGGACCGACGCCACGAGCAAGGAGGCCGGAGCATGA
- the ambL gene encoding aminobenozate:CoA ligase AmbL, whose amino-acid sequence MSSPTRYARCASPPRQRGRTAMADPRRADPHRSAHVDTFARDHLPPPEQWPELLFDLPELRYPERLNCAAELLTGPPGDRPVFRTASGDTWSYGELRDRVDRIAHVLTGDLGVVPGNRVLLRGPTGPWLAACWLAVLKAGAVAVTVLAQQRPHELRAICEIARVRHALCDVRAVDDLAKAEITGLRITTYGGDAPDDLHSRTASDAVPATPYRAVDTAADDVALIAFTSGTTGRPKGCMHFHRDVLAIADTFSAQVLRPRPDDLFAGSPPLGFTFGLGGLVVFPMRAGASALLLEQAGPRQLLPAVAEHRVSVLFTAPTAYRAMLDELDGYDVSSLRRCVSAGENLPAATWRAWHERTGLRVINGIGATELLHIFVSAADDDIRPGTTGVPVPGWHARVQDAHGAPVPDGEPGLLAVRGPVGCRYLADPRQREYVRDGWNVTGDTYVREPDGYFRYVARADDMIISSGYNIAGPEVEDALLRHPDVVEAAVVGRPDRHRGQVVVAHAVLRDGAARDADALRAFLRSELAPYKCPREILFPDALPRTATGKLQRYRLLDPTGPGPSPRSRGSSESPGRPGATPTT is encoded by the coding sequence CTGTCGTCACCAACACGATACGCTCGTTGCGCGAGCCCACCACGACAAAGGGGGCGAACCGCCATGGCCGATCCTCGCCGCGCGGACCCGCACCGCTCCGCCCACGTCGACACCTTCGCGCGCGACCACCTGCCGCCCCCCGAGCAGTGGCCCGAGCTGCTCTTCGACCTGCCGGAGCTGCGCTACCCGGAGCGGCTGAACTGCGCCGCCGAGCTGCTCACCGGCCCGCCCGGCGACCGCCCGGTCTTCCGCACCGCGTCCGGGGACACCTGGAGCTACGGGGAGCTGCGGGACCGCGTCGACCGGATCGCCCACGTGCTCACCGGCGACCTCGGTGTCGTCCCGGGCAACCGGGTGCTGCTGCGCGGGCCCACCGGTCCGTGGCTGGCCGCGTGCTGGCTGGCGGTGCTGAAGGCGGGCGCGGTGGCGGTCACCGTGCTGGCCCAGCAGCGCCCGCACGAGCTGCGCGCGATCTGCGAGATCGCCCGGGTGCGGCACGCGCTGTGCGACGTCCGGGCCGTCGACGACCTCGCCAAGGCGGAGATCACCGGCCTGCGGATCACGACGTACGGCGGGGACGCGCCGGACGACCTGCACAGCCGCACGGCGTCGGACGCGGTGCCCGCGACGCCGTACCGGGCCGTCGACACCGCCGCCGACGACGTGGCGCTGATCGCGTTCACGTCCGGCACCACCGGGCGGCCCAAGGGGTGCATGCACTTCCACCGCGATGTGCTGGCGATCGCGGACACCTTCTCCGCGCAGGTGCTCAGGCCGCGCCCCGACGATCTCTTCGCGGGCAGCCCGCCGCTCGGTTTCACCTTCGGGCTCGGCGGTCTCGTCGTCTTCCCGATGCGGGCCGGGGCGAGCGCCCTGCTGCTCGAACAGGCCGGTCCCCGGCAGCTGTTGCCGGCGGTCGCGGAGCACCGGGTGTCGGTGCTGTTCACCGCGCCGACGGCGTACCGCGCGATGCTCGACGAGCTGGACGGGTACGACGTGAGCAGCCTCAGGCGCTGCGTCTCGGCGGGCGAGAACCTGCCCGCGGCCACCTGGCGGGCCTGGCACGAGCGCACCGGGCTGCGCGTCATCAACGGCATCGGCGCCACCGAGCTGCTGCACATCTTCGTGTCCGCCGCGGACGACGACATCAGGCCGGGCACGACGGGCGTTCCGGTGCCGGGGTGGCACGCGCGCGTGCAGGACGCGCACGGCGCACCCGTGCCCGACGGGGAGCCCGGACTGCTGGCGGTGCGCGGTCCGGTGGGCTGCCGGTACCTCGCCGACCCGCGCCAGCGGGAGTACGTGCGCGACGGCTGGAACGTCACCGGGGACACCTATGTCCGCGAGCCCGACGGGTACTTCCGGTACGTGGCACGCGCCGACGACATGATCATCTCCTCCGGGTACAACATCGCCGGGCCCGAGGTGGAGGACGCGTTGCTGCGCCACCCGGACGTGGTGGAGGCGGCGGTGGTGGGCCGTCCCGACCGGCACCGGGGGCAGGTCGTGGTGGCGCACGCGGTGCTGCGGGACGGGGCCGCGCGGGACGCGGACGCGCTGCGCGCGTTCCTGCGCTCGGAGCTGGCGCCGTACAAGTGTCCACGGGAGATCCTCTTCCCGGACGCGCTGCCGCGCACGGCGACCGGCAAGCTCCAGCGCTACCGCCTGCTCGACCCGACCGGTCCGGGCCCCTCCCCCCGCTCCCGGGGCTCGTCCGAATCCCCTGGGCGGCCGGGCGCAACGCCGACGACATAA
- a CDS encoding PaaX family transcriptional regulator: protein MINVSDLHLQPAPRSLIVTLYGAYGRRAPGPVPVAELIRLLAAVGVDAPSVRSSVSRLKRRGLLLPARTAGGAAGYELSAEARQLLDDGDRRVYATTPHGDEGWVLAVFSVPESERQKRHVLRSRLAGLGFGTAAPGVWIAPARLYAETRHTLGRLGLDSYVDFFRGEHLGFTATAEAVARWWDLAAIAKEHEAFLDRHERVLHAWERRADTPPEEAYRDYLLALDSWRHLPYTDPGLPARLLPEGWPGTRSAAVFRALHERLRDAGAQYAAMGPTPPPRQ, encoded by the coding sequence ATGATCAATGTGTCCGACCTGCACCTACAGCCCGCTCCGAGGTCCCTCATCGTCACGCTCTACGGCGCGTACGGCCGCCGCGCGCCGGGCCCGGTGCCCGTCGCCGAGCTGATCCGGCTGCTGGCCGCGGTCGGGGTGGACGCGCCCTCCGTGCGTTCGTCGGTGTCCCGGCTGAAACGGCGCGGGCTGCTGCTGCCCGCCCGTACCGCCGGGGGCGCCGCGGGGTACGAACTCTCCGCCGAGGCCCGCCAGTTGCTCGACGACGGGGACCGGCGCGTCTACGCCACCACGCCCCACGGGGACGAGGGCTGGGTGCTCGCCGTGTTCTCCGTGCCCGAGTCGGAGCGGCAGAAGCGGCACGTCCTGCGTTCGCGCCTGGCCGGTCTCGGCTTCGGCACCGCGGCGCCCGGCGTGTGGATCGCCCCGGCCCGGCTGTACGCGGAGACCCGGCACACCCTGGGCCGCCTCGGCCTGGACTCCTACGTGGACTTCTTCCGCGGTGAGCACCTGGGCTTCACGGCGACCGCCGAGGCGGTGGCCCGCTGGTGGGACCTGGCCGCGATCGCCAAGGAGCACGAGGCGTTCCTCGACCGCCACGAGCGCGTCCTGCACGCCTGGGAGCGCCGGGCGGACACCCCGCCCGAGGAGGCCTACCGCGACTACCTCCTCGCCCTGGACTCCTGGCGCCACCTGCCCTACACGGACCCCGGGCTGCCCGCCCGGCTGCTGCCCGAGGGCTGGCCCGGCACGCGCTCGGCGGCCGTCTTCCGGGCGCTGCACGAGCGGCTGCGCGACGCGGGCGCCCAGTACGCGGCCATGGGACCGACTCCGCCTCCCCGGCAGTGA